Part of the Chitinophaga parva genome is shown below.
TGCCACTGCCCTACATGGTAAAGCAGGTTAGGTATAAACATGATACCATCTGCTTTGGAGCTACACTGACCCTACCCGCTGGTAAGGGCCCGCATACCGCGGTGATCCTGCTTTCCGGCACCGGTAAGCAGGACCGGAACGGGCTGATGGCCGGGCACCCGATGTTTGCTGTACTGGCAGATTTTCTCACCAGGCGTGGCTATGTGGTGTTGCGGAGTGATGACCGTGGAACCGGCGCCAGTGGCGGTGTATACGAGACCACTACCCAGCGGGAATTTGCCGGGGATGTGAAAGCCGCCATGCATTATTTGCAAACCCTGCCCCAGGTGGATGCCCACCGCATAGGATTGATAGGGCATAGCGAAGGTGGCGCCATCGCTTTCATGGCGGCTGCCCACAACAAGGACGTGGCTTTTGTGATCACCCTGGCAGGACTGGCTTCCAAAGGTTTGGAATCATTGCAGTGGCAAAACCAGGCGTTGATCAGCAAGGCGCCTATTCCCGCCATCCGCAAGGAACGCTTCAATAGTTTGAACAACGTGATGTTCCAGACAGCATACACTTATGCGGAGAGCGACAGCCTGGAGCAGTACCTGCGTAGCGCTTACGCGGCGTGGAGTGTGCAGGACAGCGCCCTTGCCCGGAAAGATACCACCAGCGGGCATTTCTTTTATCCGCTGGAATCTTACATCCGCCAGGCTACGGGTGCGTGGTACCGGAGCAATATCCGTTTTGATCCCGCGCCTTACCTGGAGGCCGTACGCGCGCCCATCCTGGCCCTCAACGGGGATAAAGATCTTTTTGTAGCACCGGCGTCCCTGCACAACATTGACAGCCTGGCGAAAGCCGGCGGCAATAAAGATGTGACCGTGCTATTGATGCCAGGGGTAAATCATTTGCAGCAACATTGCCAAACCTGTACTGTCAGCGAATCTTTGCTGCTGGATGAAACCATTGCACCGGAAATTCTCCGGGCGATGGGTGCCTGGCTGAAAAAACATTCTTCCAACCATTAAAGTGATTTAGATTTTGAAAATACAATGTATTAAGGCTGCCAATCCTGGCGGCCTTTTTTGCATTAACAACAAAAGGGGCGCTCCTGGAAAGAGGCGCCCTCTAGCTGCGGCACTTGAATGAAAATTTAAGCGTGAAAAAATGCAGTATAGTTTATGACCGGTGGTCCTGGCTTTCGGAGCGGAAGATCATGCGCAGCACCTGGTCCCGCGTACTGTAGGCTACCAGCCAGCTGTAAAACGTGCGGATCATGTTATTGTAGTTTACCAGTGATGCAATGTGGATGAAAAGCCAGCTGAACAACCCGAGGATACCGCCTACATGCAGCCGGTGCTTGAAGAGGTCTGCCATGGCGGTACGCCGCCCGATGATGGCCATTTCGCCCCGGTCAAAATATTTAAAAGGTTGCATGGGTTTGCCCCTGGCCAGCCGTTTAAAATTGCGGCCCAGCGTTTTGCCCTGCTGTATGGCGGGTTGCGCCAGTTGCGGATGCCCGTTGGGGAAGGCCTTGTCCGTGAGTTGTATGCTGATGTCGCCAATGGCGAAAACATCTTCGTAACCCTGCACGCGGCCCACGGCATCGGTGATCATGCGGTTGCCCCGGCCCAGTGCCTGTGGTGCCACGCCGTCAAATACTTCTGCTGTAACGCCGGTGGCCCAGATCAGGGAATGCGCACCAATCACCTCGCCGGTAGAGAGGTGCACCTGCCCGTACTCAAATTTCAGCAC
Proteins encoded:
- a CDS encoding alpha/beta hydrolase family protein, which gives rise to MMKCKKGWILGLLLAGGQLHAQNMWQGRVGAVRMILHEGAKTTIDMPERQMNGLQPDSILHPAKDSLVLVFPHYVGRIALKRGAQAMSGALYLDEGVYPLTLVKVNAIQPLVLPQAPKLPLPYMVKQVRYKHDTICFGATLTLPAGKGPHTAVILLSGTGKQDRNGLMAGHPMFAVLADFLTRRGYVVLRSDDRGTGASGGVYETTTQREFAGDVKAAMHYLQTLPQVDAHRIGLIGHSEGGAIAFMAAAHNKDVAFVITLAGLASKGLESLQWQNQALISKAPIPAIRKERFNSLNNVMFQTAYTYAESDSLEQYLRSAYAAWSVQDSALARKDTTSGHFFYPLESYIRQATGAWYRSNIRFDPAPYLEAVRAPILALNGDKDLFVAPASLHNIDSLAKAGGNKDVTVLLMPGVNHLQQHCQTCTVSESLLLDETIAPEILRAMGAWLKKHSSNH